The Cetobacterium ceti genome has a window encoding:
- a CDS encoding GGGtGRT protein: MNLFENYENNIKEIDGVLNEYGIKNLEEAKNLCDSKIEFPYETLRKLAPISYDRACWAYITGAAIAIKNNKSKAKEAIKDINIGLNAFREKKIETENIVSLLLNDNIKCVALKLNNTMITVPNNFIETIINLNQVRKTPLKIILSGISKERAMIFSSYNGFIHCKTNFNCVTCNLEILDKKKYGEKNIKCYGSNSLLEEMAIMEYENVDIAIDLDDLTISSTIAVAIAIENTLKN, translated from the coding sequence ATGAATTTATTTGAAAATTATGAAAATAATATAAAGGAAATTGATGGAGTTTTAAATGAATATGGAATTAAAAATTTAGAAGAAGCTAAAAATTTATGTGATAGCAAAATAGAATTTCCATATGAGACTCTTCGTAAATTAGCACCAATATCTTATGATAGAGCTTGTTGGGCATATATTACAGGAGCAGCGATTGCTATAAAAAATAATAAAAGTAAAGCAAAAGAAGCGATAAAAGATATTAATATAGGACTTAATGCCTTTAGAGAAAAAAAGATTGAGACAGAAAATATAGTTTCTTTATTGTTAAATGATAATATTAAATGTGTAGCATTGAAATTAAATAATACAATGATAACAGTTCCAAATAATTTTATAGAAACAATAATTAATTTAAATCAAGTAAGAAAAACTCCACTAAAGATTATTTTAAGTGGAATTTCTAAGGAAAGAGCTATGATTTTTTCATCATATAATGGTTTTATTCATTGTAAAACAAATTTTAATTGTGTGACTTGTAATTTAGAAATTTTAGATAAAAAAAAATATGGAGAAAAAAATATAAAATGCTATGGTTCAAATAGTCTCTTAGAAGAAATGGCAATTATGGAATATGAAAATGTAGATATAGCTATAGACTTAGATGATTTAACAATAAGTAGTACTATAGCTGTTGCTATTGCTATTGAAAACACTTTAAAAAATTAA
- a CDS encoding PqqD family protein, with protein MNNKEDFLQYKPVHILENFYVENDKVVLVYTYNTRWSTFMKWLTKKPKTKYMHLDELGTYFWLNCNKDKTIENIIDEMAIKFKDSKKSMETRIFQYASYLAKEKYIGFI; from the coding sequence ATGAATAATAAGGAAGATTTTTTACAATATAAACCTGTCCATATATTAGAAAATTTTTATGTGGAAAATGATAAGGTTGTTTTAGTTTATACTTACAACACTAGATGGTCTACATTTATGAAATGGCTTACAAAAAAACCAAAAACTAAATATATGCATCTAGATGAACTAGGAACATACTTTTGGTTAAATTGTAATAAAGATAAAACCATTGAAAATATCATAGATGAAATGGCTATAAAATTTAAAGATTCCAAAAAATCTATGGAAACTAGAATTTTTCAATATGCCTCATATTTGGCTAAGGAAAAATATATTGGTTTTATTTAA
- a CDS encoding DMT family transporter, with amino-acid sequence MKKLLLKNGYFLAVMAGVVWGFIGISTLNLSSLGMNTYEISFLRVLYAFILGMVYLYIKDRKKDKNIKYPPKKTWKYIIATGVVCQGLLNIFFSVAVIKTGTVTGIMLMDIGPLFTIIMCRLFFKEHITFIKMISLTMAFLGAVILITNGDFRNLNFNLTGVAFGLLGGACYGFYPIINKKVSDNFDPVRVTIYSFGVATIFLAFFLNKESLEIMFSQRAITGGIFYGLVPTLISYILYSKSMTYISPSTASIISLLEVPATTVVGIWLLHEPVGAFKVIGMMIVLSGMLLSKVKS; translated from the coding sequence GTGAAAAAATTGTTATTAAAAAATGGATATTTTTTAGCTGTAATGGCTGGAGTAGTATGGGGGTTTATAGGTATTTCTACTCTTAATTTAAGCTCTTTGGGAATGAACACTTATGAAATTTCATTTTTAAGAGTTCTTTATGCATTTATTTTAGGAATGGTTTATTTATATATAAAAGATAGAAAAAAAGATAAGAATATAAAATATCCTCCTAAAAAAACTTGGAAATATATTATAGCAACAGGAGTTGTTTGTCAAGGGCTATTAAATATATTTTTTTCTGTGGCAGTTATTAAAACAGGGACTGTAACAGGAATTATGTTGATGGATATAGGACCTCTTTTTACAATAATAATGTGTAGACTTTTTTTTAAGGAACATATTACTTTTATTAAGATGATATCTTTAACTATGGCATTTTTAGGTGCTGTTATACTTATAACAAACGGAGATTTTAGAAATTTAAATTTTAATTTAACAGGAGTTGCTTTTGGATTATTAGGGGGAGCTTGTTATGGATTTTATCCAATTATTAATAAAAAAGTTTCAGATAATTTTGATCCTGTAAGAGTTACAATATATAGTTTTGGTGTGGCGACAATATTTTTAGCGTTCTTTTTAAATAAAGAATCTTTGGAAATTATGTTTTCACAAAGAGCTATAACAGGAGGAATATTTTATGGTTTAGTTCCAACTTTAATATCATATATTTTATATTCTAAATCGATGACTTATATATCTCCATCTACAGCTAGTATAATTTCTTTATTAGAAGTTCCTGCAACTACAGTTGTTGGAATTTGGCTTTTACATGAACCTGTTGGAGCATTTAAAGTAATTGGGATGATGATAGTTTTATCAGGAATGCTTCTTTCTAAAGTTAAAAGTTAA
- a CDS encoding ParA family protein: MKNTKILSLVNQKGGVAKTTSTINLAAALSKLGKKVLVIDLDPQGNCTIGSGIDLNELKYGTYNLLLENTEAKDCIIKGPVYDIIGTDIKLAGAELIIISKIARESLLKHKLEKLGGYDFILIDCPPSLSLLTVNALTASTSAYVPVSASVFAVGGISQLTETIDSIKILNRDLEIKGVFLTRFDKREKFNFIVEDALIEMFGEKVLKNKIRVCADINKSQVQGIDIFSHNPKARSAEDYMELAKEVIVLEK; the protein is encoded by the coding sequence ATGAAAAACACAAAAATTTTATCCCTAGTAAATCAAAAGGGAGGAGTAGCAAAAACAACTTCAACAATAAACTTAGCGGCAGCTCTTTCTAAATTAGGGAAAAAAGTTTTAGTAATAGATTTAGATCCACAAGGAAATTGTACAATTGGATCTGGGATAGATTTAAATGAATTGAAGTACGGGACATATAATTTACTATTAGAAAATACAGAGGCAAAGGATTGTATTATAAAAGGACCTGTATATGATATTATAGGAACAGATATAAAATTAGCTGGAGCTGAATTAATAATTATTTCAAAAATAGCTAGAGAAAGTCTTTTAAAACATAAATTAGAAAAATTAGGAGGATATGATTTTATTTTAATAGATTGTCCTCCAAGCTTATCTCTTTTAACTGTAAATGCATTAACAGCTTCAACATCAGCATATGTACCAGTTTCTGCATCTGTATTTGCTGTAGGGGGAATTAGTCAACTTACAGAAACTATAGATTCTATAAAAATACTAAATAGAGATTTAGAAATAAAAGGAGTATTCTTAACAAGATTTGATAAAAGAGAAAAATTTAATTTTATAGTTGAAGATGCTCTTATTGAAATGTTTGGGGAGAAAGTTTTAAAAAATAAAATAAGAGTATGTGCAGATATTAATAAATCTCAAGTTCAAGGAATAGATATATTTTCTCATAATCCAAAGGCAAGATCTGCAGAAGATTATATGGAATTAGCTAAGGAGGTTATTGTTCTTGAAAAATAA
- a CDS encoding cold-shock protein → MKQGIVKWFNKDKGYGFITGEDKNDYFIHYSGIEGTGFKNLKEGEEVTFDIKETPKGIVAIGVIRK, encoded by the coding sequence ATGAAACAAGGTATTGTTAAGTGGTTTAATAAAGACAAGGGATATGGATTTATAACTGGAGAAGATAAAAATGATTATTTTATTCACTATTCGGGAATAGAAGGAACAGGATTTAAAAATTTAAAAGAGGGAGAAGAAGTAACTTTTGATATCAAAGAAACTCCTAAGGGAATAGTTGCAATTGGTGTTATAAGAAAATAA
- a CDS encoding ATP-binding protein, whose product MKKERIKKGKLKIFFSYGPRMGKTMTMINRGYIDLKNEVDVIIGYIDPIYKVEDFEKINLKNGKLDFEKILERNPEIIIIDELAKDKRHEEIKILLDTGIDVYTTLNITQVESLNDLIYSLTNKKIKDIVPDKIIKENSILELVDISPMELVKNKNIDFTENTLITLRELTLRYVADKIKEDSQRKNIDFEKQNILTHLNSSQKNKKLIILKEGMHDFLIIVTTLLIIGILGNTFYHMGFSEGNIVTIFILGILISSLKIKYMFSRIICSLLSVFLFNFFFSAPRYAFDIRRLEYFIIFMVMLISSFIINTLLSKLKREKEIAEKNAIKTNILLDLNKSFQSLSSENEIINFALKKINRVANKTVIIFLLEEEKIKRIDKINFKGEILKFLNADILQEHKEKIKSWLKYKDKCIENTNVFYDKNWNYIPLVGKEKILGIIGIDIDKKNIMDIEEKQLLEAILSQITFTLERNIYLEEKQKIDLEVESEKFKATLLRAISHDLRTPLTTISGSAYSLLKNNFKEETAKLLINNIYDDSVWLIDLVENLLALSKLENKNIKLKKNIELVEDIIDEAISHANKKIKDYKLKIDIKSDLIEGDIGLLIQVIINILNNGIKYSPKGSTLEIKVFSKNNFIYFQIKDNGIGVEDKDKENIFNLFFTENRKRGDERRGLGIGLSLCKTIVNIHGGQIIVRDNKPKGSIFEFTIPAIRE is encoded by the coding sequence TTGAAAAAAGAAAGAATAAAAAAAGGAAAATTAAAAATATTCTTTAGTTATGGACCAAGAATGGGAAAAACTATGACTATGATAAATAGAGGATATATAGATTTAAAAAATGAAGTAGATGTAATTATAGGATATATAGATCCTATATATAAAGTTGAAGATTTTGAAAAAATAAATTTAAAAAATGGTAAATTAGATTTTGAAAAAATTTTAGAAAGAAATCCTGAAATCATTATAATAGATGAATTAGCTAAAGATAAAAGACATGAAGAAATAAAGATTTTATTGGATACAGGTATAGATGTTTATACAACTTTAAATATAACTCAAGTGGAAAGTTTAAATGATTTAATATATTCTTTAACTAATAAAAAAATAAAAGATATAGTCCCAGATAAAATTATAAAAGAAAATAGTATATTAGAATTAGTAGATATATCTCCTATGGAATTAGTAAAAAATAAAAATATAGATTTTACAGAGAATACTTTAATTACTTTAAGGGAGCTAACTTTAAGATATGTTGCAGATAAAATAAAAGAGGATTCTCAAAGAAAAAATATAGATTTTGAAAAACAAAATATATTAACTCATTTAAACTCTTCTCAAAAAAATAAGAAATTAATTATCTTAAAAGAAGGAATGCATGATTTTTTAATAATAGTAACAACTTTACTAATTATTGGGATTTTAGGAAATACTTTTTATCATATGGGATTTTCAGAAGGAAATATTGTAACAATTTTTATTTTGGGAATTCTTATAAGTTCTTTAAAGATAAAATATATGTTTTCTAGAATCATCTGTTCATTGCTAAGTGTATTTTTATTTAATTTCTTTTTTTCGGCTCCAAGATATGCTTTTGATATTAGAAGACTGGAGTATTTTATAATTTTTATGGTAATGTTAATTTCTTCTTTTATAATAAATACCCTTTTAAGTAAACTAAAAAGAGAAAAAGAAATAGCAGAAAAAAATGCAATTAAAACAAATATACTATTAGATTTAAATAAAAGTTTTCAAAGCTTATCTTCAGAAAATGAAATTATAAATTTTGCTTTAAAAAAAATAAATAGGGTTGCGAATAAAACTGTTATAATATTTCTTCTAGAGGAAGAAAAAATTAAAAGGATTGATAAAATTAATTTTAAAGGAGAAATATTAAAATTTTTAAATGCTGATATTTTACAAGAGCATAAAGAAAAAATAAAATCATGGTTAAAATATAAAGACAAATGTATTGAAAATACAAACGTATTTTATGATAAAAATTGGAATTATATTCCTTTGGTAGGAAAAGAAAAAATTTTAGGAATTATAGGAATAGATATAGATAAAAAAAATATTATGGATATAGAGGAAAAACAATTATTAGAAGCTATATTATCTCAAATTACATTTACATTGGAGAGAAATATTTATTTAGAAGAAAAGCAAAAAATAGATTTAGAGGTAGAAAGTGAAAAATTTAAAGCAACTTTATTAAGGGCAATTTCTCATGATTTAAGGACACCGCTTACAACTATTTCAGGTAGTGCTTATTCATTATTAAAAAATAATTTTAAAGAAGAAACGGCAAAACTTTTAATAAATAATATATATGACGATTCAGTTTGGCTTATAGATTTAGTTGAAAATTTATTAGCTCTTTCAAAATTAGAAAATAAAAATATAAAATTAAAGAAGAACATTGAACTAGTTGAAGATATTATTGACGAGGCAATAAGTCATGCTAATAAAAAAATAAAAGATTATAAATTAAAAATAGATATTAAAAGTGATTTAATAGAAGGAGATATAGGTCTTTTAATTCAAGTGATTATAAATATATTAAATAATGGAATTAAATATTCTCCTAAAGGAAGTACTTTAGAAATAAAAGTTTTTTCTAAGAATAATTTTATTTATTTTCAAATAAAAGATAATGGAATAGGAGTTGAAGATAAAGATAAGGAAAATATATTTAATTTATTTTTTACGGAAAATAGAAAAAGAGGCGATGAAAGGAGAGGGCTAGGTATTGGATTATCTCTTTGTAAAACAATTGTGAATATTCACGGTGGTCAAATTATAGTTAGAGATAATAAACCAAAAGGAAGTATTTTTGAATTTACAATACCAGCTATAAGGGAATAA
- a CDS encoding response regulator transcription factor, with translation MEVKKSILIIEDDKSIRNFISATVEINGYNCYSAATGEEGLNIIEKNKPEVVILDLGLPDMDGIEIIKKITYLESISIIVLSARTEDKDKIIALDLGAEDYLTKPFSIDELLARIRVAFRKKGIRTTKNNIFENGELTIDFKANAVFFKNKELHLTPIEYKILILLAQNIGKVLTHNFILKNVWGDIYESDKLSLRVFMANLRKKLKLSEGDFQYIQTYVSVGYKMNKYY, from the coding sequence ATGGAAGTAAAAAAATCAATATTAATAATAGAAGATGATAAATCTATTAGAAATTTTATCTCAGCAACAGTTGAAATTAATGGTTATAATTGTTATAGTGCAGCAACTGGAGAAGAAGGATTAAATATAATTGAAAAAAATAAACCTGAAGTTGTAATTCTTGATTTAGGATTACCTGATATGGATGGAATAGAAATTATAAAAAAAATAACATATTTAGAATCCATATCAATTATAGTTTTAAGTGCAAGAACGGAGGATAAAGATAAAATAATAGCTTTAGATTTAGGTGCAGAAGATTATTTAACAAAACCATTTAGTATTGACGAGTTATTAGCTAGAATTAGAGTTGCTTTTAGAAAAAAAGGGATAAGAACTACAAAAAATAATATTTTTGAAAATGGAGAGTTGACTATAGATTTTAAAGCAAATGCAGTATTTTTTAAAAACAAAGAACTTCATTTAACACCGATAGAATATAAAATTTTAATATTATTAGCTCAAAATATAGGGAAAGTATTAACTCATAATTTTATATTAAAAAATGTATGGGGAGATATTTATGAAAGTGATAAACTTTCTTTAAGAGTTTTTATGGCCAATTTAAGAAAAAAATTAAAATTATCTGAGGGAGATTTTCAATATATACAAACTTATGTTTCTGTTGGATATAAGATGAATAAATATTATTAA
- a CDS encoding M20 metallopeptidase family protein has product MLEKLSKHRNYLHTIPELALEEYETAQYIRENLKKLNLEYIEVGTSTLCFIQGEENETIGYRADIDGLPLKENTNNLYRSQKKNQMHGCGHDGHMAILLTFIEEVVKEIKNGKKLKKSLLFIFQAGEESAGGARYIVKNDFYKSKNLKEIYALHVYPEINKNEFAIKKGCVSLQNINLDIRLQGKGCHGAQPHKGIDSILIGAKLVEAYQSLKSRNIPSNENFILTIGSFKGGEVRNVIPEYIDILGSIRLENIELIPFVKERLEEINKGFEIAFGVKIEMEFRPFYPPVFNDEKLVEMAIKYLGDYKVYEDIPLSGSEDFSFYLEDGTPGVLGLLGIKEEDNGYIYPLHNEKFDFDNSSLIPGVEFFKRILEFRDILY; this is encoded by the coding sequence ATGCTAGAAAAATTGAGTAAACACCGTAATTATTTACATACAATTCCAGAGCTAGCCTTAGAAGAATATGAAACAGCTCAGTATATCAGAGAGAATTTAAAAAAATTAAATTTAGAATATATTGAGGTGGGAACAAGTACTCTTTGCTTTATACAAGGGGAAGAAAACGAAACTATAGGATATAGAGCTGATATAGATGGATTACCTTTAAAAGAAAATACAAATAATTTATATAGATCACAAAAGAAAAATCAAATGCATGGATGTGGTCATGATGGACATATGGCTATTCTTTTAACTTTTATTGAAGAAGTAGTAAAGGAAATAAAAAATGGAAAGAAATTGAAAAAATCATTATTATTTATTTTTCAAGCTGGAGAAGAAAGTGCAGGGGGAGCAAGATATATAGTTAAAAATGATTTTTATAAAAGTAAAAATTTAAAAGAAATTTATGCTCTTCATGTTTATCCAGAAATAAATAAAAATGAATTTGCTATAAAAAAAGGTTGTGTGTCCTTACAAAATATAAATTTAGATATTAGATTACAAGGTAAAGGATGTCATGGGGCACAACCTCATAAGGGAATAGATTCTATTTTAATAGGAGCTAAATTAGTTGAAGCTTACCAATCTTTAAAGTCTAGAAATATCCCTTCTAATGAGAATTTTATTTTAACAATAGGATCTTTTAAAGGTGGAGAAGTCAGAAATGTAATTCCAGAATATATAGATATTTTAGGAAGTATTCGATTAGAAAATATAGAACTAATTCCATTTGTAAAAGAAAGATTAGAAGAAATAAATAAAGGTTTTGAAATTGCTTTTGGTGTAAAGATTGAAATGGAATTTAGACCTTTTTATCCTCCAGTATTTAATGATGAAAAATTAGTAGAAATGGCTATAAAATATTTAGGGGATTATAAAGTTTATGAGGATATTCCTTTAAGTGGTTCAGAAGATTTTTCTTTTTATTTAGAAGATGGGACTCCAGGAGTTTTAGGACTATTAGGGATTAAAGAGGAGGATAATGGATATATATATCCATTACATAATGAAAAATTTGATTTTGATAATTCTAGTTTAATTCCAGGTGTAGAATTTTTTAAAAGAATTTTAGAATTTAGAGATATTTTATACTAA
- a CDS encoding OmpA family protein — protein sequence MKKLSLLLGGILICTTAFGAQLQLKAGFEPWRETTNQTNTFDPGYSLGAEVLFNAENHPFDYGIGTQWKSKFKGSADGSIKNIIPVYLTGKYHFMDNAFYGVARAGWSFVDSNRSNDGMYLGAGVGKDFGPVNVEAVYETIDLQGKSKLYDNSRTQVASIQFGYTFGENTRVKLAREAAAQAEAARQEYLQQQKAAEEAALLNKLEQKVVVADNYSVNKLTTKDMDMAKIDYLVSNVNDRQGTIYVDGYTDNTGSKATNLKLSEKRAQEVANVIEGKLTTENVAVKAEGKGATNFLNNNKTKADKLANRRVEVYFQANN from the coding sequence ATGAAAAAATTAAGTTTATTATTAGGTGGAATTTTAATTTGTACAACAGCTTTTGGAGCACAGTTACAATTAAAAGCTGGATTTGAGCCTTGGAGAGAGACAACTAATCAAACAAATACATTTGATCCAGGATATAGTTTAGGAGCGGAAGTTCTTTTCAATGCTGAAAATCATCCTTTCGATTACGGTATTGGTACACAATGGAAAAGCAAATTTAAAGGATCAGCTGATGGTTCTATTAAAAATATAATTCCTGTTTATTTAACTGGAAAATATCACTTTATGGATAATGCATTTTATGGAGTAGCAAGAGCAGGATGGTCTTTTGTAGATTCAAATAGAAGTAATGATGGAATGTATTTAGGAGCAGGGGTTGGAAAAGATTTTGGACCAGTAAATGTTGAAGCAGTTTATGAAACAATCGATTTACAAGGAAAATCAAAATTATATGATAACTCAAGAACTCAAGTAGCTTCAATTCAATTTGGATATACTTTTGGTGAGAATACAAGAGTGAAATTAGCAAGAGAAGCAGCAGCTCAAGCAGAAGCAGCAAGACAAGAGTATTTACAACAACAAAAAGCAGCTGAAGAAGCAGCTTTATTAAATAAATTAGAGCAAAAAGTTGTAGTAGCAGATAACTATAGTGTTAATAAGTTAACTACTAAAGATATGGATATGGCTAAAATTGATTATCTAGTAAGTAATGTAAATGACAGACAAGGGACTATTTATGTAGATGGATATACTGATAATACAGGTTCTAAAGCTACAAATTTAAAATTATCTGAAAAAAGAGCACAAGAAGTAGCAAATGTAATAGAAGGAAAATTAACAACTGAAAATGTAGCAGTTAAAGCAGAAGGAAAAGGTGCTACTAATTTCTTAAATAATAACAAAACTAAAGCAGATAAATTAGCAAATAGAAGAGTAGAAGTTTACTTTCAAGCTAATAATTAA
- a CDS encoding ABC transporter ATP-binding protein, which produces MLKKFISYYSPYKKLFFLDLFVASIASVCDLIYPILTRNIINEIIPKKEIKLFSYFALGLLIIYFIKMFCGYFMQYYGHVIGVRMQGDMRKEIYSHLQNLPIRYFDNNQTGKIMSKIVNDLMDISELAHHGPEDLFISLIMILGSFFLLLNINVHLTLIIFLVLPILIWFAITQRKKMLDAFTETREKTSLINANLQNSISGIRVSKVFGIKQQELEKFEKSNMEFKKAREHAYKVMAEYVAGVGFFTDMLDYIVLIFGSFFVYKNIINIGDLIAYFLYVKAFTQPLKRLIGFIEQYQSGMSGFKRYFELINEQPEKNPINSIVLNNIRGDILFKNVDFSYENESIFKNLNLHIEPGKTTALVGVSGGGKTTICNLISKFYTINKGDILIDGYNINSLNITKLRDSIGIVQQDVFLFSGTIKENILIGKPNATSEELILASKRANIHDFIENLPDGYNSQVGERGIKLSGGQKQRISIARIFLKNPSILILDEATSALDTITEKLIQESLISLAEGRTTIIVAHRLSTIKHAHQIIFLGPHGIEESGTHEELLQLKGKYAKYYYNNI; this is translated from the coding sequence ATGTTAAAAAAATTTATAAGCTATTATAGCCCCTATAAAAAATTATTTTTCCTAGATTTATTTGTTGCTTCAATAGCTTCGGTTTGTGATTTAATCTATCCTATTTTAACCAGAAATATTATTAATGAAATAATCCCTAAAAAGGAAATAAAACTCTTTTCATACTTTGCCCTAGGTTTACTTATCATTTACTTTATAAAAATGTTCTGTGGCTATTTTATGCAGTATTACGGCCATGTAATTGGTGTTAGAATGCAAGGAGATATGAGAAAAGAAATATATTCCCATTTACAAAATCTTCCTATTAGATATTTTGATAATAATCAAACTGGAAAAATAATGTCGAAAATAGTAAATGATTTAATGGACATCTCTGAGCTTGCTCATCATGGTCCTGAAGATCTTTTTATTTCCTTAATAATGATTTTAGGATCTTTCTTTTTATTATTAAATATAAATGTACATTTAACTTTAATCATATTTTTAGTACTTCCTATTTTAATCTGGTTTGCTATCACTCAGAGGAAAAAAATGTTAGATGCTTTTACCGAAACTAGAGAAAAAACTTCTCTTATAAATGCCAATTTACAAAATAGTATTTCTGGAATTAGAGTATCTAAAGTTTTTGGAATTAAACAGCAAGAACTTGAAAAATTTGAGAAAAGCAACATGGAATTTAAAAAAGCTAGAGAACACGCCTATAAAGTTATGGCAGAATATGTTGCTGGAGTAGGTTTTTTCACAGATATGTTAGATTATATTGTTTTAATTTTTGGTTCTTTTTTTGTATATAAAAATATTATTAATATTGGGGATTTAATTGCCTACTTTTTATATGTAAAAGCTTTTACTCAACCTCTTAAACGATTAATAGGTTTTATAGAACAATATCAAAGTGGAATGAGTGGTTTTAAACGATATTTTGAACTTATTAATGAACAACCAGAAAAAAATCCAATTAATTCCATTGTTTTAAATAATATTAGAGGAGATATCCTTTTTAAAAATGTTGATTTTTCCTATGAAAATGAATCTATTTTTAAAAATTTAAATTTACATATTGAACCTGGAAAAACCACTGCACTTGTTGGAGTTTCTGGTGGTGGAAAAACTACAATATGTAATTTGATCTCTAAATTTTATACGATTAATAAAGGTGATATTTTAATTGATGGTTATAATATTAATTCTTTAAATATAACAAAATTAAGAGATTCTATTGGTATTGTTCAACAGGATGTTTTTCTTTTTTCTGGAACAATTAAAGAAAATATATTAATTGGAAAGCCTAATGCAACTTCAGAGGAATTAATTTTAGCAAGTAAACGAGCTAATATTCATGATTTTATAGAAAATCTTCCTGATGGATATAATTCCCAAGTTGGTGAAAGAGGTATTAAACTATCTGGAGGTCAGAAACAAAGAATTTCAATTGCTAGAATATTCTTAAAAAATCCCTCTATTTTAATTTTAGATGAGGCTACCTCTGCATTAGATACAATTACAGAGAAATTAATTCAAGAGTCTCTTATTTCATTAGCTGAAGGCAGGACAACTATTATTGTAGCTCATCGTCTTTCAACTATTAAACATGCTCATCAAATAATTTTTCTTGGGCCTCATGGTATTGAAGAATCTGGAACTCATGAAGAATTATTACAATTAAAGGGTAAATATGCTAAATATTATTATAATAATATCTAA
- a CDS encoding arsenate reductase family protein, which translates to MRIIIIQIFGKKNCSESKKAERFFKERKIKYQFINILEKVPSKRELETICKTYDLENLLDKEGKEYKKRNLEYIVYDIEELLLENPILFKTPIVRGSKTIALGNATDLWKKISEEEK; encoded by the coding sequence GTGAGAATTATTATTATTCAAATTTTTGGGAAAAAAAATTGTTCAGAAAGTAAAAAAGCAGAAAGATTTTTTAAGGAAAGAAAAATAAAATATCAATTTATAAATATATTAGAGAAAGTACCTTCTAAAAGAGAATTAGAAACTATTTGTAAAACTTATGATTTAGAAAATTTGTTAGATAAAGAGGGAAAGGAATATAAAAAACGAAATTTAGAATATATTGTTTATGATATAGAAGAATTATTATTAGAAAATCCAATTTTATTTAAAACTCCTATTGTGCGAGGAAGTAAAACAATTGCCCTTGGAAATGCAACAGATCTTTGGAAAAAAATATCAGAAGAAGAAAAATAA